From the Primulina tabacum isolate GXHZ01 chromosome 15, ASM2559414v2, whole genome shotgun sequence genome, one window contains:
- the LOC142527311 gene encoding uncharacterized protein LOC142527311, whose product MMANLYVQAVPPTDLNRNTEWFTYPGVWTTYILILFFSWLVVLSVFGCSPGMAWTIVNLSHFVVTYHFFHWKKGTPFSDDQGIYNRLTWWEQIDNGKQLTRNRKFLTVVPVVLYLIASHTTDYQYPMIFFNTLAVFVLVVAKFPHMHKVRIFGINADQ is encoded by the exons ATGATGGCGAATTTATATGTGCAGGCGGTGCCGCCGACGGATTTGAATCGGAATACAGAGTGGTTTACGTACCCTGGCGTATGGACCACCTACATCCTCATATTATTCTTCTCATGGCTTGTCGTGCTCTCCGTTTTCGGATGTTCTCCGGGAATGGCGTGGACAATTGTTAATCTTTCCCATTTCGTC GTCACATATCACTTCTTTCACTGGAAGAAGGGAACTCCGTTTTCTGATGATCAGGGTATCTACAATAGATTGACTTGGTGGGAGCAAATTGATAATGGCAAGCAGCTGACCCGCAATAGGAAGTTTTTAACAGTTGTCCCTGTAGTATT GTACTTGATAGCTTCGCACACAACGGACTATCAGTATCCTATGATCTTCTTCAATACACTTGCAGTGTTTGTTCTAGTTGTTGCCAAGTTCCCACATATGCACAAAGTGCGTATCTTTGGAATCAATGCCGATCAATGA